CCTGATTTTTGGAAATAATGAAAGGATATTTTACCGTTACAAGCAAAAAGTCGGAGGAATATATGTTGAAACCGTCTATTCGTTATGGTCACAGCTCGATTACACTTTCAATTCCTGCAAGCTGTTCTTGGGATACAATCAGTTATAAGCAGAGCAGTATGACGAAAGATCCCCTTACATCGAAGTCGATCATTCTGCAAGCCCTTGCTAATCCGATCGGTTCCCCGCCGCTGCATGAGCTGGCCCGCGGTATTCAGAGCGCAACTATACTCATACCCGATGGAACTCGACTGTGCCCAAGTGGAGAGCTTCTGGGACCCATTCTGGATGAATTAAATGCATCCGGTCTACCTGACGATCAGATCGAAATCATTGTCGCTCTCGGCTTTCATCGCAAGCATACCCACGAGGAGCTGCGTGAACTTGTATCGGGACCTATTTATGAGCGTGTAAGGGTGTCCAATCACTCCTGCCTTCCCGAGCACTGTGAGCTGGTTGGAACGACCCGTCTAGGTACTCCCGTTGAGATCAATCGACAAGTGGTGGCTTCCCCTCTGCGCATTGCTATCGGGAATATCGAGCCACACTCGCTGGTAGGCGTATCTGGAGGCGTTAAAGCGCTCGTTCCCGGCGTCGCATCCAAGCGCTGCATAGAGCATAATCATAGCCTGTCGTTAACCTACACAGCTGTTCCGGGCAACCTGGACAATCCTATTCATCAAGACCTCGAGGAGGCTCATCAGCTGCTGCCCATTCACTTCATCCTGAACGTTATCGTCGATCATGAGCGTCATGTGCTCGAGGCATTCGCCGGAGATGTGAAGCTCGCTCACGCAGAAGGCGCACGCAAGGCGAAGGACCGCTTCGTCTTACCTGTCA
Above is a genomic segment from Paenibacillus sp. YYML68 containing:
- the larA gene encoding nickel-dependent lactate racemase, whose amino-acid sequence is MLKPSIRYGHSSITLSIPASCSWDTISYKQSSMTKDPLTSKSIILQALANPIGSPPLHELARGIQSATILIPDGTRLCPSGELLGPILDELNASGLPDDQIEIIVALGFHRKHTHEELRELVSGPIYERVRVSNHSCLPEHCELVGTTRLGTPVEINRQVVASPLRIAIGNIEPHSLVGVSGGVKALVPGVASKRCIEHNHSLSLTYTAVPGNLDNPIHQDLEEAHQLLPIHFILNVIVDHERHVLEAFAGDVKLAHAEGARKAKDRFVLPVNRQYELVIASTGGYPKDLQMYQALKTLRNAAAFTKPGGTILLAAQCAELLGNGMFQLWIDTMGTREEMAAKLRAQFVLGAHKVLHLQEVLEKHEVYLLSALPRALTQQLGFRPVEHLDDVLEPLVKRHQGSIAIMPFGALTYPEG